Within the Deinobacterium chartae genome, the region GCGAAAAAGCCCAGTTGTGGGTCTCGTGCCGGAAAGGAATGCGCGCCAGGCGCCGCGCCCCCTCCTCGGGGTCGTAGTTGACGTTGTACAGCGGCTGGATCATGGCGTAGCTCTGGCGGAAGTCCTCGTCGTCGCGCAGCCTCCCGGCGAACAGGCGGTCGAGGGTTTCCTCGTCCATGGGCAGGCCGCTCGCCAGGGCCCGCTGCTTGGAAGTTCCCTCGAAACGGTTGCTGGCGGCGGTGTCGCGCAAGATCACCGCGTGCAGGTTCTCCGGGTGGGCCAGGGCGTACTCGAGGGCGATGAAGCCGCCGTACGAGCCGCCCAGCACCACGATCTTGCCGAGGTTCAGCCGCAGCCGCAGCGCTTCGAGGTCCGCCACGAACTGCGCGTGCGAGTACGGCTCGGCCCCCTCGGACTCGCCGCTGCCGCGCTGGTCGTAGCTGACGAGTTGGTAGCGATCGGTCAGCGGCTGAAAGGTGGCCCAGTCGCCCCAGCGTCCGGACATGCCAGGGCCGCCGTGCAGGGTCACGATGGCCGTGCCCGCGCCGCCCACGTCCACAGCGAGCCGGATGCCGTTGATCTCGAGGAACCGGGTGCTCACTTGTACCAGACCTCCTTCAGCACGCGCAAGATGTTGCCGCCCACCACCTTGGCGATGTCCTCGTCCGAGTAGCCGTGCTTGACCAGCCAGCGCACGATGTTCGGGAACGCCTCGGCGGGGTTTTCGATGCCGTCCACGTACTCCACTTCCTCGTAAGCGAGCTGGCCCCTCGAGGCCCCGATCGAGAGCGCGTTGGCAAAGACGTGGTGCAGGCCCACGTGGTCGCCGAACAGCACGTCGGGACCGAAGGCGACGTGCTCGATGCCCACCAGGTTCGCGCAGTACTCGAAGTGCTCCATGAACGAGTCGAGGTTGTGGCGCGGGTGCTTCTGGGTAAGGGTGGTGTGCGGCGCGGCCTCGATGCCGATTACGCCGCCCTTTTCGGCGCAGGCCTTGATCACGTCGTCGGGCTTGAGGCGGTTGGAGTTCCACAGCGCGCGCGCTCCGGCGTGGGTGATGAACACCGGCTTCTCGCTCACCTCGATGGTGTCCAGCGAGGTGCGGTCACCCGAGTGCGACACGTCGATGGCGATGCCGAGCTTGTTCATGCGCCGCACCGCCTGACGGCCAAAGATGGTCAGGCCGCCGTCGTTGGGCTCCTTGAGGCCGCCGCCGAGCTGGTTGCCCTCGCTGTAGGCGATGCCCAGGCAGCGCACGCCCAGTCCGTACAGGATGTCGAGGCGGTCGAGTTCGTTCTCGATCATCGCCGCGCCCTCGATGCTGACCACAAAGGCGATCTGACCGTTTTGCTTGGCGCTCAGGATGTCCTCGGTGGTCAGGGCCAGCTTCACCATGTCCTGGTGCGCGATGTCCGAGAGGCGCATGCCCAGGTCGTAGATGATGTCGTCCCACTTCCAGCCGCCCCTTGAGGTGATCATGGCAGTGCCGTTCATCAGGTTGTCGAACACCGCGTCGAGTCCGGAGACACTCAGGCCCTCGTAGCCGGTGAAGTCACGGCCGTGGCGGCGGAACTCGAAGATGTCCTCGAGGTTTTCCGGACACACGAAGCAGTGGTCGTGCAGCGAGATGATCGGGTGCTGCTCGAAGATGCGGCGCACGCGCGCCTCCTGCTCGGGCGTCACCTCGGGACGGCGGCTGGGCACACGGTTGAGTTCGGGTGACAGCGGGAAAACCTTGTAGTCCACCCCGGCCTCGAGGTACTGAAAGGACTTGTAGCCGGTGTAGTTCTTGCGCTGCAACGGAGCGTCTTTGAGGTCAGTGTGCGACATGCGGAGGGGTCCTTTCGGGAGCGGTGAGAGAGAACGGGAGGGTGATTCGCACGCCGGCCAGTTCGGACAGCGTGAGGGCGGCTAGAGCGAGCGAGGCGGCCACGCCGGCAGCACTCAGGTAGGAACTGGCGAGCAGGTGGTAGGGATGGCGGTCCCACAGGTCGTACGGCGAGGCCGGAACCTGCGGCGGGGTGTTCAGGGCGCGCTCGCCCGCGTCGATCAGCCGGTACAGCCGGGCGCACAGCTGTTTTAGGCCCTCAAAGCCGTAGTCCTGATCGGGCGCCGGGGCACGGTCGATCCAGTGGCCGAAGCGCGCGAGCGCGTCCGGTTCGGCGGACAGTTCGCGCACGCCACGGGCCGTATTCCGGGTCACTTCGGCCGCGCGGATGAGCGCTTCGCGCCACAGTTCGTCCGGGTCGCGTCCCCAAAAGGCCGGAGCGTACTCGCGAGTCAGCCACGGCGACCACAGCGGGGCCAGCCGGGCCAGGCGCGCCGCGGCCCGCTCGAGGCTGGCGGCGAGGTCGGTCAGGACCTGAGCGGACACCGGCTTCTCCCCGGTGGGTGGGCGGGCAGCAGGCGCAGAGCGCCGGGACGCCTGGAAAACCAAGGCGTTGGCCAGCAGACGCACCGGCTCGCCCCAGCCCAGCTGCAACGCGTCGAAGCCGAACTCGGGATGCGAGCCGAACAGCACGACCTGCCCCCGCTCCAGCGGCGCCGCGACCGCCAGGCAGCTTTGCGCCCGGGCAAGGGCCTCCAGCACCGACACTGCGGCCTGCGGATTCAGGCTGTCTTCCCAGGCGGTGAAGTGATCGCTCGGCCCGACAAGCCGCACGACGCCTGCGGCGTGTTCGGGCGGCAGGAAGCAGGGCCCGTTGTAGTGCACCACCTCGAACTGCGGCCTCAGGCCGCGCGCCAGCCAGTGATCCGGCGCGGCCAGCTCGGCGCGCAGCACCCCGACCCCGGGCGAGTCCAGGCCGCCCAGCCCTGCGTCAGCGGCGTTGGCGATCCGTACGTCGGCCAGCGCCAGTTCGCGCGCCGCCGGGTTGGCCCTCAAGAAGCGCTCGGGTACGCGGGCGGGCGAGTACGCTCCGGCGCAAGTACCGATGTACATGCCGCCCCCCGCCACCCACTCGCGGATGGCGCGCGCGCCGCTCTCCCCCAGCGGCCCGAGCTGGCCGCTCATGGCGTTTAGGCCGCCGCCCGGAACGATCAGCACGTCGAATTCCTCGAGCCCCCCCGCGCGGATGTCCTGGGCCGCGAGCGGTTCGGGCACGCCGCCCCACAGGGCGATCAGCGCGGCGTGGTGGTACGGGGCTCCGGCGGTGGCGTAAAAGCCTACCCGCAGCGCCTCGAGGGCCGGTCGGACCTCGGCTGCGAGCGCATCCCACGCCCCGGGGTTCATTTGCCCCTCGGGTCACTCAGGTCGCGCAGGACGTTCCCGAGCAGGTTGAACGACAGCACGGCCAGGGCGATGGTCACTCCGGGGTAAACGGCCAGCATCGGCTTGATCCAGAAGTAGGTCTGGGCGTTTTGCAGCATGTTGCCCCACGAGGCCATGGGCGGCTGGATGCCCAGGCCCAGGTAACTCAGACCCGTCTCGGTCAGGATGGACCACGCGATACCCAGCGTGACCAGCACGGCGGTCGAAGGCAGGGTCTGCGGAAAGATGTGCCGCCAGATGATGCGCTGACTCGAGGCACCCAGGGCGCGTTCGGCCTCCACGAAGTCGAAGTTGCGGAACTTGACCACCTCGGCGTACACCACACGGGCGACCTGCGGCCAGAAGCCCAGCCCGACCATCAAGATCACCACCGGCGGGCTGTTGCCCAGCACGGCCAGCGCCGCCAGGATCAGGAAGAAGGTGGGGATGGCCATAAAGGCGTCCACGATGCGCATCAGCACCGTCTCGACCCAGCCGCGGTAGTATCCGGCCAGCGCGCCCACGGCCGAGCCGACCACCAGGGCCACCAGCATGGCCACGATCGAGACCAGCAAGGTGATGCGTCCGCCGTACATCAGCCGGGCCAGCACGTCGCGCCCGAGTTCGTCGGTGCCCAGCCAGTGCGCGGCCGAGGGGTTGGCGGTGGTGTTCAGCGGGTTGGTCTCGGTGGGCGAGGCGGTGTAGAAAAACGGTCCCAGGAAGGCAAAGGCGTACAGCAGTGCCAGCAAGATCAGCGCGGTCAGGCTGACCGGGTGCGCGAGCAGCTTGCCCGGCAGGCCCTTGCGGGCGCGGCGCCTGCCCTGGGTTTCGGGCAACTTGGCAGCCTCAATCATGGCGAATCCTCGGGTCGATCAGGGTATAGGCGAGGTCCACGACCAGGTTGGTGATGATGACCACCGCGCCGGCCACCACGGTCACGGCCATCACCGTGGTGTAGTCGCGGCCCAGCGCGGCGTCCACGGCCATGCGGCCCATGCCCGGCCAGCCGAACACGCTCTCTACGATCACGCTGCCGCTCAGGAGTGCCGGCAGGATCAGGCCCACCATGGCCACGATCGGAACGAGCGCGTTGCGCAGCGCGTGCTTGAGGATCACGATCCGTTCGCTCAGGCCCTTGGCCCGCGCCGAGCGCAGGTAGTCGGCGCGCAGCACCTCGAGCAGCGACGAGCGGGTGAAGCGCACCAGGTTGGGCAGCATCACGAAGGCGAGCACGCTGGCGGGCAAGATGGTGTGGCGCAGCCAGCCGCTCAGGGAGAAGCCGCCGCTGGCGTCGTACATGCCCGCCGAGGGCAACACCTTGAGCGTGACCGCGAACAGCAAGATGGCCATGATGCCGGTCCAGAAGTCCGGGATGCTCATCCCCAAGGTGGTCACCCCGTTCACCGCGTGGTCAAGCGGCGAGTTCTTGCGCAGCGCGGTGAGGATGCCCAGCGGGATGCCGACCACCACCGACAGCACCAGTGCGGCCAGCGCGAGCTGCGCGGTGTTGCCCAGGCGTTCGAGCAGTTTGGGTCCCACCGGCTCACCGCCGTTCATGGAGGTACCAAAATCGCCGCGCAGCACCCCGCCGCCCCACTCGAGGTAGCGCACGGCCAGCGGGCGGTCGAGGCCGAGCTGCTTGATCAGGACTTCACGCTGTTCGGCGGTGGTGTCCAGCCGCACCGCCGAGGACGGTCCGCCGGGTGCGAGGTTGATCAGGGAAAAGGTGATCAGGGAGATCAGAACCAGAACCACCGCGCCCTGACCGAGCCGCTGGCCGAAAAAACTGAGCATGCTGCCGCTCCTTGTGTCGGGTGGCGGGCGGGAGGCGCTGCCTCCCGCCCCCTAGTCTCACTTCCGGGTCACGTACCACTCGTGGGCGTACTGGAAGTCCGCCGCCTGGGTCACGCCGCGCATGCCCTGCAGGCGCTTGTTCTTGACGATGATCATCTGCGGGTACCACAGGTACAGGTAGGGCAGCTCCTTGGCCATCAGTTCCTGCGCCTCGGTGTAGACCTTCTTGCGGGCCGAGGTGCTGGTCGCGCGGCGGCCCTCCTCGAGCAGCCGATCGAGTGCCGGGTTCTTGTACCCGGGGATGTTGTAGCCGGTTCCGGCGCTGCTCGAGGCGTAGTACGGGAGCACGTCCGGGTCGGCCGGGGTGGACCACCAGTTGACGGTCCCCTGGTAGTCGCGCTTGACCACGACCTGCTGAATGTACGAGTTCCAGTCCATGGTCTTGAGCTCGGCCTTGACGCCGATGTTCTTCCAGTACTGCTGGATCAGGAGGGTGATGGGAAGCAGCTGCTGGTACTGGGCGGTGGGCATCTCGATCACAAAGGGTTTGCCGTCTTTTTGCAGCACGCCGTCCGGGCCGGGTTTCCAGCCCGCTTCGGCCAGCAGCTTCTTGGCGCGCGCCGGATCGAAGGGGTACTGGCTGACTTTGTTGGTGTAGAAGTTCTTCTGGATCGGCGCGATCGGGCCGGTGGCGGGCTGGGCGTAGCCGCGCAGCACGCTCTTGATCATGGCGGGGCGGTCCAGGGCGTACAGCAGCGCCTGACGCACCTTCACGTCGCGGAACCGCGGGTCTTCCTGGTTCAGCGAGATCCAGTAGTACAGGTTCTGGGTCTGCAGGTCGACCACCAGGTTGGGGTTGCTCTTGAGGCGGTCTAAGGTCTCGGGGTTGGCGACCGAGATCAGGTCCACGTCGCCGGAGAGCAGCTGGGCCAGCTGGGCGTTCGAGTCGGGGATGATCTTGAACTCGATCTCCTTCAGTTTGGGCTTGCCGCCCCAGTAGGCGTCGTTGCGCTCGAGGCGCACCGAGGCCCCCGAGGAGACGCGCACGACCTTGAACGGTCCGGTGCCCACCGGGTTTTGCTTGTTGAACTCCACGAACTTCCAGGGGTCCTTGACGCCTTCGAACTTGTGCTTGGGCAAGATGCCCGAGTAGTAGCCCAAGTAGGTGGGCAGCGAGGCCCAGGGCTTCTTGAGCACGAATTCGACCGTGTAGGGGTTGACGACGTTGACCTTCTCGACCGAGTTGCGCCACTCGCTGCTCTGGTTGGCACCGAGTTCCTTGTTCAGCACGATGTCGTTGAAGGTGAAGGCCACGTCCTGCGCGGTGAAGGGTTTGCCGTCGTGCCACTTCACGCCGCGGCGCAGGTTGAAAGTCCACTTCATGCCGTCGTTCGAGGCTTTCCAGGAGGTCGCCAGATCCGGGCTGGGGCGCAGGTTCTTGTCCCAGCGGGTCAGGCCCGGAAACAGCAGTTCGTTGAGCAGGTTCGACTCCACGAAGGAGTTGGGGCTCCAGGGATTGAAGGTCGGCTCGGCGGTGGTCACGAAGGTGGCCTTGCCGTTGGGATCGATGTCGGACTGGGCAGCGGCCATCGGCAGCAGCAGGGCGGTTAAGGCGGCGAGTTTCAGGGGGGTTTTCATGGGTTCACCTCAGGAGAGGGGCGAGGCCAGGTAACCGAGCTGCCTGGAGATCAGGCGGGCGACCTGGAGGAGCACGGGCACGAATTCCTGTTCCAGCCGGGTCAGGGAGACCCGGAACGACGGTCCGCCGACACTGATGGCACCGACCACCTTCCCTTCCGCGTTGAAAATCGGGGCACCTGCGCCCCGGGCCTCGAGGTCGTAGTCCTGATCACTGATGGAGTAGCCGCGCGCACGGGTTCGTTCGATTTCGGCCTCGAGTTCCGCGCGGGTGCCGAGGGTATGGGGGGTGTAGCGGGGCAGCTCGGGAAGCTGCTCGAGGACCTGCTCGCGCAGCTCCGGCTCCAGAAAGGCCAGCGCGGCTTTGGGGCAAGCTCCGGCGTGCAGCGGCACCCGGCTGCCCAGCACCGAGGCGAGCCGCACGGCGCGCGGGCTGTCGCGGTGGTCCACACAGACCATCTGCGTTCCGCTGAGCACGAACAGGTTGACGCTCTCCTCGGTGGCCTGCAGCACCTCGTCCAGAAACGGCGGGGCTACGGCGGCCAGCGAGGGCTGGTGTTCGGCGGCGACTGCCAGTTTGCCGACCAGGGGAGTCAGCACAAAGCGGTCGTCTTCGTCGAGACGCACGAAACCGGTGTGCTGCAGCGTGCGCAGACAGCGGAAAGCCTGGTTGCGGTCGATGCGGAGCAGCGCGGCGATTTCGGAGGGAGTGAAACGGTGCGGCGGCTGGCCAAAGGCGATCAGCACCTCGAGGGTGTTGGCCGCGGATTGAATAAGATAACGCGCCGGGTCCTTGGCGGCCTGGGTCATCCGGGTCTCCTTGTTTGACACAATCAATTGGTTTGATAAATCTTAAACCGTGCCACAATCCGCCGCAACCTCTTGCAGGCCGATTCGCACGAGGTTGTCTATATGAATGCGGCCCATTTTCAGGGCCAAAACTGCTATTGAACCGCATTCAACGGTTGGAAAGTCATTCAGTGAAAACCGCTGAACCTTGCATGTCCATGCAAAACCCGGGACCACAGGGGTCCCGGGGCCAACCGACCCGAGCGCCGACCTTCCGGTCCGCTCACATCGTCGCAATGCGCTTAAAGGTGATCGTACTGCACCTCTTCGCTGCGGGCCCACAGGTGCCGGGCAGCGAGCACCTCACCCAGAGCAGGCTGCAGTTCGGGGGGAACATCGCTGGGCGAGAGCTTGGCGATGGGCTTGACCGGGACACGCCCGTCCCACATCGCCTCGAGCAGCTGTTCGATGAGGTTCAGGTAGCTCTTGGCTTCCACGCGGTCAGTATCTCCCGGAGCCCGCAGCCGCGTTTGAGGAAGCAGTTGAACCAACCTTAACCGGAAGCGAAGCCAGACTTAAGGTTGAGCGTACAGGGCCGTTCGCAGCCCCCTCGGCCATCGGCGGCCACCCGGCCAGGCGCGGCAAAAGCCGAAACGTCTGCCCGTGGGCAGACGTTTGTTGCGGGTCCTCATGGGCGCCTCAACCGGCTGCGGACGGGCGCGAAGGCAACAGCACCTCGGGATGCTGCCGCTGATAATCGAGGACCAGCGACAGCGAGAGCTGCAGCGTCGGCGGCAGTTCCTCGGCGCGCAGGCGCGAGATCGGACGGCAGGGAATCACGCCCTTCCACATGGCCTCGAGCAGGGTTTCAACATGACGCGCATAGGTCTGAAGGTCCATGCCGCATTATGCGCCCCGCAGCAAGCTCTACCATAAGCGAGCGTTCAGAGACCGTTCAGAATTAAAGATACGCACAAGACGGGCGCGACACCGCTCCTGTCGCTCCCCATACTTTTATTTTTCCGTGCGAAGCAGGCTGGGCTGCGCCTCGAGGCGCAGGCGGCGATCGAACACGAACGGGCCAAACGGCAGCACAGCGGCCAGCAACGCCGCGCCCCAGCGCAGCGGCGGCCAGCGCAGCGCGATTCCGGTCTCGATCACCGCCAGCAGATACAGCACGAACAAGATCCCGTGCAGCAACCCCACCACCTCGACCGCCTGCGGAACATCGGCGAGGTACTTCAGCGGCATGGCCACCCCAAGCAGCAGCAGAAACGACGTGCCCTCGAGCAGGCCCACCCAGCGCAGCCGTAAAAGAGAATTTCTGAACATAATGCCTCGAGCGTAGGGGCGCTGCGGCGTACAGATGTCCCCGCACGCCCTCCGGAAAATCCCTCACTTGGCCTCTGCCTCGGCGGTTTCCAAATCCCTTTGTTCCTCGAGACCGTGCGCGCGCCGCTGCAAGCGGAACAGCTCGGCATACCGTCCGCCCTGCGCCAGCAGCCGAGCGTGCGAACCGATC harbors:
- a CDS encoding alpha/beta fold hydrolase, with translation MSTRFLEINGIRLAVDVGGAGTAIVTLHGGPGMSGRWGDWATFQPLTDRYQLVSYDQRGSGESEGAEPYSHAQFVADLEALRLRLNLGKIVVLGGSYGGFIALEYALAHPENLHAVILRDTAASNRFEGTSKQRALASGLPMDEETLDRLFAGRLRDDEDFRQSYAMIQPLYNVNYDPEEGARRLARIPFRHETHNWAFSRNQPDYDLTGRLHEIQLPVLVTVGRHDWITPLEASEEIARGIPNAELVVFENSGHSPQLEETERFLDVVRDFLARHVPLGVA
- a CDS encoding dipeptidase, translating into MSHTDLKDAPLQRKNYTGYKSFQYLEAGVDYKVFPLSPELNRVPSRRPEVTPEQEARVRRIFEQHPIISLHDHCFVCPENLEDIFEFRRHGRDFTGYEGLSVSGLDAVFDNLMNGTAMITSRGGWKWDDIIYDLGMRLSDIAHQDMVKLALTTEDILSAKQNGQIAFVVSIEGAAMIENELDRLDILYGLGVRCLGIAYSEGNQLGGGLKEPNDGGLTIFGRQAVRRMNKLGIAIDVSHSGDRTSLDTIEVSEKPVFITHAGARALWNSNRLKPDDVIKACAEKGGVIGIEAAPHTTLTQKHPRHNLDSFMEHFEYCANLVGIEHVAFGPDVLFGDHVGLHHVFANALSIGASRGQLAYEEVEYVDGIENPAEAFPNIVRWLVKHGYSDEDIAKVVGGNILRVLKEVWYK
- a CDS encoding BPL-N domain-containing protein, with the protein product MNPGAWDALAAEVRPALEALRVGFYATAGAPYHHAALIALWGGVPEPLAAQDIRAGGLEEFDVLIVPGGGLNAMSGQLGPLGESGARAIREWVAGGGMYIGTCAGAYSPARVPERFLRANPAARELALADVRIANAADAGLGGLDSPGVGVLRAELAAPDHWLARGLRPQFEVVHYNGPCFLPPEHAAGVVRLVGPSDHFTAWEDSLNPQAAVSVLEALARAQSCLAVAAPLERGQVVLFGSHPEFGFDALQLGWGEPVRLLANALVFQASRRSAPAARPPTGEKPVSAQVLTDLAASLERAAARLARLAPLWSPWLTREYAPAFWGRDPDELWREALIRAAEVTRNTARGVRELSAEPDALARFGHWIDRAPAPDQDYGFEGLKQLCARLYRLIDAGERALNTPPQVPASPYDLWDRHPYHLLASSYLSAAGVAASLALAALTLSELAGVRITLPFSLTAPERTPPHVAH
- a CDS encoding ABC transporter permease gives rise to the protein MIEAAKLPETQGRRRARKGLPGKLLAHPVSLTALILLALLYAFAFLGPFFYTASPTETNPLNTTANPSAAHWLGTDELGRDVLARLMYGGRITLLVSIVAMLVALVVGSAVGALAGYYRGWVETVLMRIVDAFMAIPTFFLILAALAVLGNSPPVVILMVGLGFWPQVARVVYAEVVKFRNFDFVEAERALGASSQRIIWRHIFPQTLPSTAVLVTLGIAWSILTETGLSYLGLGIQPPMASWGNMLQNAQTYFWIKPMLAVYPGVTIALAVLSFNLLGNVLRDLSDPRGK
- a CDS encoding ABC transporter permease is translated as MLSFFGQRLGQGAVVLVLISLITFSLINLAPGGPSSAVRLDTTAEQREVLIKQLGLDRPLAVRYLEWGGGVLRGDFGTSMNGGEPVGPKLLERLGNTAQLALAALVLSVVVGIPLGILTALRKNSPLDHAVNGVTTLGMSIPDFWTGIMAILLFAVTLKVLPSAGMYDASGGFSLSGWLRHTILPASVLAFVMLPNLVRFTRSSLLEVLRADYLRSARAKGLSERIVILKHALRNALVPIVAMVGLILPALLSGSVIVESVFGWPGMGRMAVDAALGRDYTTVMAVTVVAGAVVIITNLVVDLAYTLIDPRIRHD
- a CDS encoding ABC transporter substrate-binding protein encodes the protein MKTPLKLAALTALLLPMAAAQSDIDPNGKATFVTTAEPTFNPWSPNSFVESNLLNELLFPGLTRWDKNLRPSPDLATSWKASNDGMKWTFNLRRGVKWHDGKPFTAQDVAFTFNDIVLNKELGANQSSEWRNSVEKVNVVNPYTVEFVLKKPWASLPTYLGYYSGILPKHKFEGVKDPWKFVEFNKQNPVGTGPFKVVRVSSGASVRLERNDAYWGGKPKLKEIEFKIIPDSNAQLAQLLSGDVDLISVANPETLDRLKSNPNLVVDLQTQNLYYWISLNQEDPRFRDVKVRQALLYALDRPAMIKSVLRGYAQPATGPIAPIQKNFYTNKVSQYPFDPARAKKLLAEAGWKPGPDGVLQKDGKPFVIEMPTAQYQQLLPITLLIQQYWKNIGVKAELKTMDWNSYIQQVVVKRDYQGTVNWWSTPADPDVLPYYASSSAGTGYNIPGYKNPALDRLLEEGRRATSTSARKKVYTEAQELMAKELPYLYLWYPQMIIVKNKRLQGMRGVTQAADFQYAHEWYVTRK
- a CDS encoding IclR family transcriptional regulator; amino-acid sequence: MTQAAKDPARYLIQSAANTLEVLIAFGQPPHRFTPSEIAALLRIDRNQAFRCLRTLQHTGFVRLDEDDRFVLTPLVGKLAVAAEHQPSLAAVAPPFLDEVLQATEESVNLFVLSGTQMVCVDHRDSPRAVRLASVLGSRVPLHAGACPKAALAFLEPELREQVLEQLPELPRYTPHTLGTRAELEAEIERTRARGYSISDQDYDLEARGAGAPIFNAEGKVVGAISVGGPSFRVSLTRLEQEFVPVLLQVARLISRQLGYLASPLS
- a CDS encoding DUF3817 domain-containing protein — protein: MFRNSLLRLRWVGLLEGTSFLLLLGVAMPLKYLADVPQAVEVVGLLHGILFVLYLLAVIETGIALRWPPLRWGAALLAAVLPFGPFVFDRRLRLEAQPSLLRTEK